A region of Kribbella sp. NBC_01245 DNA encodes the following proteins:
- the carB gene encoding carbamoyl-phosphate synthase large subunit produces MPRRTDIDSVLVIGSGPIVIGQACEFDYSGTQACRVLKEEGFRVVLVNSNPATIMTDPEFADATYVEPITPEFVEKVIEKERPNALLATLGGQTALNAAIALHENGVLAKYGVELIGASVDAIQRGENRESFKAIVEELGAEVARSVVCHTLADVLAAADELGYPLVVRPSFTMGGVGSGMAYDESDLRRIAGAGLAASPTTEVLIEESIVGWKEYELEVMRDKADNVVIICSIENLDPMGVHTGDSITVAPAMTLTDREYQTMRDLSIGIIRSVGVDTGGCNIQFAVNPVDGRLIVIEMNPRVSRSSALASKATGFPIAKIAAKVAIGYTLDEIPNDITQQTPASFEPTLDYVVVKVPRFAFEKFPAADNTLTTHMKSVGEAMAIGRNFTEALQKALRSLEKPEARFSWLLPAATSVEPLLEEIRTPRDGRLRKVMDAIRAGASAEQLFEATKIDPWFIDQLFLIHETALTVAKGTRMTPEVIRLAKRHGFSDLQLAEIRGLEEDVVRGVRQALGIRPVYKTVDTCAAEFAASTPYHYSSYDEETEVAPRSEPAVLILGSGPNRIGQGIEFDYSCVHASMALRDAGYCTIMVNCNPETVSTDYDTSDRLYFEPLTAEDVLEIVYAEMQAGPIAGVIVQLGGQTPLGLAQRLADAGVPIVGTSPEAIHLAEERGAFGKVLADAGLPAPKHGTAMSFGEAQAIAAEIGFPVLVRPSYVLGGRGMEIVYSEAELSAALVRLSGGEEVASWEHPVLIDRFLDDAVEIDVDGLFDGEELFLGGVMEHIEEAGVHSGDSSCALPPITLGRADIEKIRASTEAIARGVGVRGLLNVQYALAGDVLYVLEANPRASRTVPFVSKATATPLAKAAARVMLGATVAELRAEGMLPAVGDGGTLPPNTPIAVKEAVMPFNRFRTVEGASVDTVLGPEMRSTGEVMGIDDTFGTAFAKSQAGASGPLPSYGKVFVSVANRDKRHMIFPVKRLADLGFEILATEGTADVLRRNGVEAKVVRKNSEGPGPNGEPTIVQVVHEGEVDLIVNTPIGITQGGSPRIDGYEIRSAAVARNIPCITTVQGLAAAVQGIEAQRAGDIGVRSLQDWAARIRGTEQ; encoded by the coding sequence ATGCCTCGTCGTACTGATATCGACTCGGTGCTGGTGATCGGCTCCGGCCCGATCGTGATCGGCCAGGCCTGTGAGTTCGACTATTCCGGCACGCAGGCCTGCCGGGTGCTCAAGGAGGAGGGCTTCCGGGTCGTCCTGGTGAACTCCAACCCGGCCACGATCATGACCGACCCGGAGTTCGCCGACGCGACGTACGTCGAGCCGATCACGCCGGAGTTCGTCGAGAAGGTGATCGAGAAGGAGCGCCCGAACGCGCTGCTCGCCACCCTCGGCGGCCAGACCGCGCTGAACGCCGCGATCGCCCTGCACGAGAACGGCGTGCTCGCCAAGTACGGCGTGGAGCTGATCGGCGCCTCCGTCGACGCGATCCAGCGCGGCGAGAACCGCGAGTCGTTCAAGGCCATCGTCGAGGAGCTCGGCGCCGAGGTCGCACGCTCGGTCGTCTGCCACACGCTGGCCGACGTGCTCGCGGCCGCGGACGAGCTGGGCTACCCGCTGGTCGTCCGGCCTTCGTTCACCATGGGTGGCGTCGGTTCCGGCATGGCGTACGACGAGTCGGATCTGCGCCGCATCGCGGGTGCGGGTCTGGCCGCCAGCCCGACCACGGAGGTCCTGATCGAGGAATCCATCGTGGGCTGGAAGGAGTACGAGCTGGAGGTGATGCGCGACAAGGCCGACAACGTCGTGATCATCTGCTCGATCGAGAACCTCGACCCGATGGGCGTGCACACCGGCGACTCGATCACGGTCGCGCCGGCGATGACGCTGACCGACCGCGAGTACCAGACGATGCGGGATCTCTCGATCGGGATCATCCGCTCGGTCGGGGTCGACACCGGCGGCTGCAACATCCAGTTCGCGGTCAACCCGGTGGATGGCCGGCTGATCGTGATCGAGATGAACCCGCGGGTCTCGCGTTCGTCCGCGCTGGCGTCGAAGGCGACCGGCTTCCCGATCGCGAAGATCGCGGCCAAGGTGGCGATCGGTTACACCCTGGACGAGATCCCGAACGACATCACCCAGCAGACGCCGGCGAGCTTCGAGCCGACGCTGGACTACGTCGTCGTCAAGGTGCCGCGGTTCGCCTTTGAGAAGTTCCCGGCGGCCGACAACACCCTGACCACGCACATGAAGAGCGTCGGCGAGGCGATGGCCATCGGCCGGAACTTCACCGAGGCGTTGCAGAAAGCCCTTCGCTCGTTGGAGAAGCCGGAAGCCCGGTTCTCCTGGTTGTTGCCCGCAGCAACGTCGGTGGAGCCCTTGCTGGAGGAGATCCGCACGCCGCGCGACGGTCGCCTGCGCAAGGTGATGGACGCGATTCGCGCGGGCGCCTCGGCCGAGCAGTTGTTCGAGGCAACCAAGATCGACCCGTGGTTCATCGACCAGCTGTTCCTGATCCACGAGACCGCGCTGACCGTTGCCAAGGGCACCCGAATGACGCCCGAGGTGATCCGGCTGGCCAAGCGGCACGGGTTCTCCGACCTGCAGCTGGCGGAGATCCGCGGCCTCGAGGAGGACGTTGTGCGCGGCGTCCGCCAGGCCCTCGGGATTCGCCCGGTCTACAAGACGGTCGACACCTGCGCGGCCGAGTTCGCGGCCAGCACGCCGTACCACTACTCGTCGTACGACGAGGAGACCGAGGTGGCACCGCGCTCCGAGCCCGCCGTGCTGATCCTGGGCTCGGGCCCGAACCGGATCGGCCAGGGCATCGAGTTCGACTACTCCTGCGTGCACGCGTCGATGGCGCTGCGCGACGCCGGCTATTGCACGATCATGGTCAACTGCAACCCGGAGACGGTCTCGACCGACTACGACACCTCGGACCGGCTGTACTTCGAGCCGCTCACCGCCGAGGACGTGCTCGAGATCGTGTACGCCGAGATGCAGGCCGGCCCGATCGCGGGCGTAATCGTGCAGCTCGGTGGTCAGACCCCGCTCGGCCTGGCCCAGCGCCTCGCGGACGCGGGTGTGCCGATCGTCGGTACGTCGCCGGAGGCCATCCACCTCGCGGAAGAGCGCGGCGCCTTCGGCAAGGTGCTCGCGGACGCCGGATTGCCCGCGCCGAAGCACGGTACGGCGATGTCGTTCGGCGAGGCCCAGGCCATCGCGGCGGAGATCGGCTTCCCGGTGCTGGTCCGGCCGTCGTACGTGCTGGGCGGTCGCGGGATGGAGATCGTCTACAGCGAGGCCGAGCTCAGTGCCGCCCTGGTGCGGTTGAGCGGTGGCGAGGAGGTCGCGAGCTGGGAGCACCCGGTGCTGATCGACCGGTTCCTGGACGACGCGGTCGAGATCGACGTGGACGGCCTGTTCGACGGCGAGGAGCTGTTCCTCGGTGGCGTGATGGAGCACATCGAGGAGGCCGGGGTGCACTCGGGCGACTCGTCCTGCGCGCTGCCGCCGATCACGCTCGGCCGGGCCGATATCGAGAAGATCCGCGCCTCCACCGAGGCCATCGCGCGTGGTGTCGGCGTGCGCGGGCTGCTGAACGTGCAGTACGCGCTCGCGGGTGACGTGCTCTACGTGCTGGAGGCCAATCCGCGCGCCTCGCGGACCGTGCCGTTCGTCTCCAAGGCGACGGCCACGCCGCTGGCGAAGGCGGCCGCCCGGGTGATGCTCGGCGCGACCGTGGCCGAGCTGCGGGCCGAGGGCATGCTGCCGGCCGTCGGTGACGGGGGCACACTGCCGCCGAACACGCCGATCGCGGTGAAGGAGGCGGTGATGCCGTTCAACCGGTTCCGTACCGTCGAAGGCGCCTCGGTCGACACCGTGCTCGGGCCGGAGATGCGGTCCACCGGTGAGGTGATGGGCATCGACGACACGTTCGGTACGGCGTTCGCCAAGTCGCAGGCAGGCGCCTCGGGACCGCTGCCGTCGTACGGGAAGGTGTTCGTGTCCGTCGCGAACCGGGACAAGCGGCACATGATCTTCCCGGTCAAGCGCCTCGCCGACCTCGGGTTCGAGATCCTCGCGACCGAAGGCACGGCCGACGTGCTGCGGCGCAACGGCGTCGAGGCCAAGGTGGTCCGGAAGAACAGCGAGGGCCCCGGCCCGAACGGTGAGCCGACGATCGTCCAGGTCGTGCACGAGGGTGAGGTCGACCTGATCGTCAACACCCCGATCGGCATCACCCAAGGCGGTTCGCCGCGGATCGACGGGTACGAGATCCGGAGTGCGGCCGTCGCGCGGAACATCCCGTGCATCACCACCGTCCAGGGCCTCGCGGCCGCCGTACAGGGCATCGAAGCGCAGCGCGCCGGCGATATCGGCGTCAGATCCCTGCAGGACTGGGCCGCCCGGATCCGCGGAACCGAGCAGTGA
- a CDS encoding quinone-dependent dihydroorotate dehydrogenase, with product MSLYRRLVRPVLYRLGRGDAEVAHEQTLRGLRLLNAVPQRLLGRTSPALATTVFGIRFPSPVGLAAGMDKNGIALPAWRALGFGFVEVGTVTAEPQPGNPRPRLFRLVDSEGIINRMGFNNEGSEALAARLKSYGDLGYPLGVSIGKSKVTPLADAVGDYVTSLRRLYAYGNYFAVNVSSPNTPGLRSLQDAGQLRELLVALRNEALALGNGADPKPILVKIAPDLTLEAIDELLDVCTETKIAGIIATNTTLSRDGLKPDDVALGAEAGGLSGRPLTGRARRTVAHIHQATGGQLPIIGVGGILDPDDASRMIDAGASLVQIYTGLIYRGPGLIRQTNRALRTNILETR from the coding sequence GTGAGCCTCTATCGCCGCCTGGTCCGGCCGGTGCTCTACCGGCTGGGCCGCGGCGATGCCGAGGTCGCCCACGAGCAAACCTTGCGTGGTCTGCGTTTGCTCAATGCTGTTCCCCAGCGGCTCTTGGGACGTACATCGCCCGCGCTGGCGACAACGGTCTTCGGCATCCGCTTCCCGTCGCCGGTCGGACTGGCGGCGGGAATGGACAAGAACGGCATCGCGCTGCCGGCCTGGCGAGCCCTTGGTTTCGGGTTCGTCGAGGTCGGCACGGTGACGGCCGAGCCGCAGCCGGGTAATCCCAGGCCGCGATTGTTCCGCCTCGTGGACAGCGAGGGCATCATCAACCGAATGGGCTTCAACAACGAGGGTTCCGAGGCTCTTGCAGCGCGGTTGAAGTCTTATGGCGACCTGGGATATCCGCTCGGCGTGAGCATCGGTAAGTCGAAGGTCACGCCATTAGCAGATGCAGTCGGGGACTACGTCACCTCGCTGCGCCGCTTGTATGCCTATGGCAACTACTTCGCGGTGAACGTGAGTTCGCCCAACACGCCGGGATTGCGTTCCCTGCAAGACGCCGGTCAGCTTCGCGAGTTGCTGGTTGCCCTGCGCAACGAAGCGCTTGCCTTGGGCAATGGCGCTGATCCGAAGCCGATTCTGGTGAAGATCGCGCCCGATCTCACCCTCGAGGCGATCGACGAACTGCTCGACGTCTGCACCGAGACGAAGATCGCCGGCATCATCGCCACCAACACCACCTTGAGCCGCGACGGGCTCAAACCCGACGACGTCGCGCTCGGCGCCGAGGCGGGCGGACTGTCCGGCCGCCCGCTGACCGGCCGCGCCCGCCGTACCGTCGCGCACATCCACCAGGCCACCGGCGGGCAGCTACCGATCATCGGCGTCGGCGGCATCCTCGATCCGGACGACGCGTCGCGGATGATCGACGCCGGCGCGAGTCTGGTGCAGATCTACACCGGCCTTATTTACCGCGGTCCCGGCCTCATCCGGCAGACGAACCGGGCCCTGCGGACCAATATCTTGGAGACCAGATGA
- the carA gene encoding glutamine-hydrolyzing carbamoyl-phosphate synthase small subunit, whose amino-acid sequence MSSHKPALLVLEDGRTFAGTSYGAVGETFGEAVFTTGMTGYQETLTDPSYHRQIVTQTAPHIGNTGVNDEDDESSKIWVAGYVVRDPARVPSNWRSVRTLDDQLKAQGIVGISGIDTRALTRHLRERGAMRAAISTEELNPETLLARVLEQPKMAGSDLASEVTTEQTYVVPAEGEKRFTVVALDLGIKTMTPKRMSERGIEVHVMPMTSTLEEVLAVKPDGVFMSNGPGDPETTEHPTTLLKALLEKGIPYFGICFGNQVFGRALGLGTFKLKYGHRGINQPVLDRATGKVEITAQNHGFAVDAPLDGGVETPYGLAEVSHVSLNDNVVEGLKLTKDGKLKGFSVQYHPEAAAGPHDSAYLFDRFVDLMGES is encoded by the coding sequence ATGAGTTCGCACAAGCCCGCACTGCTGGTGCTGGAGGACGGCCGGACCTTCGCCGGTACGTCGTACGGTGCGGTCGGCGAGACCTTCGGTGAGGCGGTGTTCACCACCGGCATGACCGGATACCAGGAGACGCTGACCGACCCGTCGTACCACCGCCAGATCGTCACCCAGACCGCCCCGCACATCGGCAACACCGGTGTGAACGACGAGGACGACGAGTCGTCGAAGATCTGGGTCGCCGGATACGTCGTGCGCGACCCCGCCCGCGTTCCGTCGAACTGGCGCTCCGTCCGCACGCTCGACGACCAGCTCAAGGCCCAGGGCATCGTCGGCATCTCCGGGATCGACACCCGCGCCCTCACCCGCCACCTGCGCGAGCGTGGCGCGATGCGGGCCGCGATCTCCACCGAGGAGCTGAACCCCGAGACGTTGCTGGCTCGCGTCTTGGAGCAGCCGAAGATGGCGGGCTCCGATCTGGCGTCCGAGGTCACCACCGAGCAGACGTACGTCGTACCGGCTGAGGGGGAGAAGCGGTTCACGGTTGTCGCGCTCGACCTCGGTATCAAGACGATGACGCCGAAGCGGATGTCCGAGCGTGGCATCGAGGTGCACGTGATGCCGATGACCTCGACGCTTGAAGAGGTCCTCGCGGTCAAGCCCGACGGCGTGTTCATGTCGAACGGCCCGGGTGACCCCGAGACCACCGAGCACCCGACCACGTTGCTGAAAGCCCTGCTGGAGAAGGGGATTCCGTACTTCGGGATCTGCTTCGGCAACCAGGTCTTCGGTCGTGCGCTGGGCCTCGGCACGTTCAAGCTGAAGTACGGCCACCGCGGGATCAACCAGCCGGTGCTCGACCGCGCCACCGGCAAGGTCGAGATCACCGCGCAGAACCACGGCTTCGCGGTCGACGCGCCGCTCGACGGAGGTGTCGAGACGCCGTACGGGCTGGCCGAGGTCAGCCACGTCTCGCTCAACGACAACGTGGTCGAGGGCTTGAAGCTCACCAAGGACGGGAAGCTGAAGGGCTTCTCGGTCCAGTACCACCCCGAGGCGGCGGCCGGCCCGCACGACTCGGCGTACTTGTTCGATCGCTTCGTAGACCTGATGGGTGAGAGCTGA
- a CDS encoding PH-like domain-containing protein, whose translation MTYALGAVGTLAVIALAYFGMLKGWRHRQQRQADLAELPAVPDITDQGVEGVYIATTTAGDWMDRIAVQELGVRSVADLAVTDAGLLFRRRGAADLFIPADRVTEVRTDRGIAGKVTPESSGLVVVTWQHDGRDLDTGFRPRRKADIATLTSSISTLIGADR comes from the coding sequence GTGACCTACGCACTGGGCGCCGTCGGCACCCTGGCCGTCATCGCGCTGGCCTATTTCGGCATGTTAAAAGGCTGGCGTCATCGCCAGCAGCGGCAGGCCGATCTGGCCGAGCTGCCCGCGGTTCCGGACATCACTGACCAGGGCGTGGAAGGTGTCTACATCGCCACCACCACGGCCGGCGACTGGATGGACCGCATCGCCGTACAGGAGCTCGGGGTTCGCAGTGTCGCGGACCTGGCCGTCACGGACGCCGGGCTGTTGTTCCGCCGCCGTGGCGCGGCCGATCTCTTCATCCCCGCGGATCGCGTCACGGAAGTCCGCACCGACCGCGGTATCGCCGGCAAGGTGACACCGGAGTCGTCGGGTCTCGTGGTGGTGACCTGGCAGCACGACGGGCGCGACCTGGACACCGGGTTCCGCCCGCGCCGCAAGGCCGACATCGCCACCTTGACCAGTTCCATCTCGACCCTGATCGGAGCAGACCGATGA
- a CDS encoding dihydroorotase, which yields MTAYLIKNARILGGEAADLHLDNGEIVAVGKNLSTPEGTQTIEADGLIALPGLVDLHTHLREPGREDAETVLTGTRAAALGGFTGVHAMANTDPVADTAGVVEQVWRLGREGGYCDVFPVGAVTVGLKGTQLAELGAMADSAARVRVFSDDGLCVWDAALMRRALEYVKAFGGVIAQHAQEPRLTQGAQMNEGELSGVLGLTGWPSVAEESIIARDILLNAHVGSKLHVCHLSTKGSVEIVRAAKKRGLAVTAEVTPHHLLLTEEKATTYNPVFKVNPPLRTKEDVEAVREGLADGTIDIVATDHAPHPVEDKDCEWSAAAFGMLGLETALSVVQHAMVDTKLMTWADVADRMSFRPARIGQLSGHGQPLQAGAPANVTLVDASATRTIVPSETASLSRNTPFDGMQLPGRVVATFLRGEATVLDGKLAK from the coding sequence ATGACCGCCTACCTGATCAAGAACGCCCGCATCCTGGGCGGCGAGGCGGCGGACCTGCACCTCGACAACGGCGAGATCGTTGCCGTCGGCAAAAACCTCTCCACCCCCGAAGGCACTCAAACCATCGAGGCCGACGGCCTGATCGCGCTGCCCGGCCTGGTCGACCTGCACACGCACCTCCGTGAGCCCGGTCGCGAGGACGCCGAGACCGTTCTGACCGGGACGCGCGCGGCGGCGCTCGGTGGTTTCACCGGCGTGCACGCGATGGCCAACACGGACCCGGTCGCGGACACCGCAGGCGTCGTCGAGCAGGTCTGGCGCCTCGGGCGTGAGGGCGGCTACTGCGACGTGTTTCCGGTCGGCGCGGTCACGGTCGGCCTGAAGGGCACGCAGCTCGCCGAGCTCGGTGCGATGGCCGACTCGGCCGCGCGCGTGCGGGTCTTCTCCGACGACGGCCTCTGTGTCTGGGACGCGGCCCTGATGCGTCGCGCACTTGAGTATGTGAAGGCCTTCGGCGGCGTCATCGCGCAGCACGCGCAGGAGCCACGCTTGACCCAGGGCGCCCAGATGAACGAGGGCGAGCTGTCCGGCGTACTGGGGCTCACCGGCTGGCCGAGTGTCGCCGAGGAGTCGATCATCGCGCGCGACATCCTGCTGAACGCGCACGTCGGTTCCAAGCTGCACGTCTGCCACCTGTCCACCAAGGGCTCGGTCGAGATCGTGCGTGCGGCCAAGAAGCGCGGCCTCGCGGTCACCGCCGAGGTCACGCCGCACCACTTGCTGCTGACCGAGGAGAAGGCCACGACGTACAACCCGGTCTTCAAGGTGAACCCGCCGCTGCGTACGAAGGAAGACGTCGAGGCGGTCCGTGAGGGCCTGGCCGACGGCACCATCGACATCGTCGCGACCGACCACGCGCCGCACCCGGTGGAGGACAAGGACTGCGAGTGGAGCGCGGCCGCCTTCGGCATGCTCGGCCTCGAGACCGCCTTGTCCGTCGTCCAGCACGCGATGGTCGACACCAAGCTGATGACCTGGGCCGACGTCGCCGACCGGATGAGCTTCCGGCCGGCCAGGATCGGTCAGCTCAGCGGCCACGGTCAGCCCCTCCAAGCGGGCGCGCCGGCCAACGTCACGCTGGTCGACGCGAGCGCCACCCGCACGATCGTGCCGAGCGAGACGGCCTCGCTGTCGCGCAATACGCCCTTCGACGGCATGCAGTTGCCCGGCCGGGTGGTCGCGACCTTCCTTCGTGGTGAGGCGACCGTGCTGGACGGGAAGCTGGCCAAGTGA